The following proteins are co-located in the Procambarus clarkii isolate CNS0578487 chromosome 16, FALCON_Pclarkii_2.0, whole genome shotgun sequence genome:
- the LOC138365299 gene encoding hepatitis A virus cellular receptor 1-like, translated as MHSTTPVTQAALLLLVPVVTTVTASVPVVTTVTASVPVVTTVTASVPVVTAVTASVPVVTTVTASVPVVTTVTASVPVVTTVTASVPVVTTVTASVPVVTTVTASVPVVTAVTASVPVVTAVTASVPVVTTVTASVPVVTTVTASVPVVTTVTASVPVVTTVTASVPVVTTVTASVPVVTAVTASVPVVTTVTASVPVVTTVTASVPVVTTVTASVPVVTTVTASVPVVTTVTASVPVVTTVTASVPVVTAVTASVPVVTTVTASVPVVTTVTASVPVVTTLINLIQPNLTQP; from the coding sequence ATGCACTCGACGACTCCCGTCACGCAggccgccctcctcctccttgttccTGTTGTTACTACAGTGACGGCTAGTGTTCCTGTTGTTACTACAGTGACGGCTAGTGTACCTGTTGTTACTACAGTGACGGCTAGTGTTCCTGTTGTTACTGCAGTGACGGCTAGTGTTCCTGTTGTTACTACAGTGACGGCTAGTGTACCTGTTGTTACTACAGTGACGGCTAGTGTTCCTGTTGTTACTACAGTGACGGCTAGTGTTCCTGTTGTTACTACAGTGACGGCTAGTGTACCTGTTGTTACTACAGTGACGGCTAGTGTTCCTGTTGTTACTGCAGTGACGGCTAGTGTTCCTGTTGTTACTGCAGTGACGGCTAGTGTTCCTGTTGTTACTACAGTGACGGCTAGTGTTCCTGTTGTTACTACAGTGACGGCTAGTGTTCCTGTTGTTACTACAGTGACGGCTAGTGTTCCTGTTGTTACTACAGTGACGGCTAGTGTTCCTGTTGTTACTACAGTGACGGCTAGTGTTCCTGTTGTTACTGCAGTGACGGCTAGTGTTCCTGTTGTTACTACAGTGACGGCTAGTGTACCTGTTGTTACTACAGTGACGGCTAGTGTACCTGTTGTTACTACAGTGACGGCTAGTGTTCCTGTTGTTACTACAGTGACGGCTAGTGTTCCTGTTGTTACTACAGTGACGGCTAGTGTTCCTGTTGTTACTACAGTGACGGCTAGTGTTCCTGTTGTTACTGCAGTGACGGCTAGTGTTCCTGTTGTTACTACAGTGACGGCTAGTGTACCTGTTGTTACTACAGTGACGGCTAGTGTTCCTGTTGTTACAACCTTGATTAATCTTATACAACCCAACTTAACACAACCTTGA